The following coding sequences lie in one Micromonospora sp. R77 genomic window:
- a CDS encoding NUDIX hydrolase codes for MAELTRWTVHGERMVDDTRRARLSIASVELPDGVRFEQYVIRAPRSAMVAVLDDRQRLLLMRRHRFVFDRWVWELPGGYVDDQEEPAECAVREVEEETGWRPGEVEPLLTFQPWVGTADAENLLFLSRSAKHIGAPTDVNEAERVAWIPLNEARELVSRGEIVGAGTVIAVLELVAREARGEL; via the coding sequence ATGGCGGAGCTGACTCGGTGGACGGTCCATGGCGAGCGGATGGTGGACGACACCCGACGGGCGCGGTTGAGCATCGCGTCTGTCGAGCTGCCAGACGGGGTCCGGTTCGAGCAGTACGTGATCCGGGCACCCCGCTCGGCCATGGTCGCCGTCCTCGATGACCGGCAGCGCCTGCTCCTGATGCGGCGTCACCGCTTCGTGTTCGACCGCTGGGTCTGGGAACTGCCCGGTGGCTACGTCGACGATCAGGAGGAGCCGGCGGAGTGCGCGGTCCGTGAGGTCGAGGAGGAGACCGGCTGGCGGCCGGGCGAAGTGGAGCCCTTGTTGACGTTCCAGCCATGGGTGGGCACGGCCGACGCGGAAAATCTGCTGTTCCTCTCGCGCAGCGCGAAGCACATCGGAGCGCCGACGGATGTCAACGAGGCTGAGCGGGTCGCCTGGATCCCGCTGAACGAGGCCCGAGAGCTGGTTAGCAGAGGCGAGATCGTCGGCGCGGGAACAGTGATCGCCGTGCTGGAGTTGGTCGCCCGGGAGGCGCGCGGCGAGCTGTAG
- a CDS encoding helix-turn-helix domain-containing protein, producing MLLDPLRIPSDVWSDKVVCESLSRRDIGGLFRTLSRLTGASQTRIGAAVGLEQGYVSRVMAGRKVTSIEVLERIADGLDMPDESRMTLGLAPTRRPCHHDMVHTGQQRQSDTPVDRCWRDDLRAAVRLWEGDVNRRELIRQTAFASAAYTLPALRWFTAPTGEPVSRSGRRTVGQPDIDTIRELCSTWRRLDNQYGGGHARDAVARYLHQEVTPLLTDGRYDPATGRSLLSATAELTQLAGWQAYDLAEHGIAQRHLTLALDLARAAGDAGLGAEILAAMSHQATYLGQAATGIDLARAARQTARRAGLAVLTAEAYVMEAHAHATARDEKACAAALHQAEQTLDRADRSGNPQWLGYFDEAYLSAKFAHCFHALGKALPAERFARRSLDMDERYIRGKAFNLALLASVQVQRGEPERGCAIGAEALTLTAQLRSTRAVRYVRDLQAELAPHRKRPVVRQFIARVDAALGTQR from the coding sequence GTGCTGCTCGATCCGCTGCGGATCCCTTCGGACGTGTGGTCCGACAAAGTCGTCTGCGAGTCGTTGAGCAGGCGGGACATCGGCGGGCTCTTCCGAACGCTCAGCCGGCTGACCGGCGCGAGTCAGACCCGTATCGGGGCTGCGGTCGGACTAGAGCAGGGATACGTCAGCCGGGTCATGGCCGGTCGAAAGGTCACCTCAATAGAGGTGCTGGAGCGGATAGCCGACGGACTCGACATGCCCGACGAGTCGAGGATGACGCTCGGTCTGGCGCCTACCCGCCGACCATGTCATCACGACATGGTCCACACCGGCCAGCAGCGGCAGAGTGACACCCCGGTCGACCGATGCTGGCGCGACGATCTCCGCGCCGCAGTACGGCTCTGGGAAGGCGACGTGAACCGCAGAGAACTGATCCGCCAGACGGCGTTCGCTTCGGCGGCCTACACCCTCCCCGCGCTGCGCTGGTTCACCGCACCTACCGGGGAGCCCGTCAGCAGGTCCGGCCGACGCACCGTCGGCCAACCCGACATCGACACCATCCGCGAGCTGTGCTCGACCTGGCGACGGTTGGACAACCAGTACGGCGGCGGTCACGCCCGTGACGCCGTCGCGCGCTATCTCCACCAGGAGGTCACCCCGCTCCTGACCGACGGCCGATACGACCCGGCGACGGGCCGCAGCCTGCTCAGCGCCACAGCCGAGCTGACCCAGCTCGCCGGCTGGCAGGCGTACGACCTGGCGGAGCACGGCATCGCCCAGCGCCACCTCACCCTTGCCCTGGACCTGGCCCGCGCCGCTGGCGATGCCGGACTGGGGGCGGAGATTCTGGCCGCGATGAGCCACCAGGCCACCTACCTGGGTCAGGCAGCGACCGGCATCGACCTGGCCCGCGCCGCGCGGCAAACCGCCCGACGCGCCGGTTTGGCCGTCCTGACCGCCGAGGCGTACGTGATGGAAGCGCACGCCCACGCGACCGCCCGCGACGAGAAGGCGTGCGCGGCTGCCCTGCACCAAGCCGAGCAGACCCTCGACCGGGCCGACCGCAGCGGCAACCCGCAGTGGCTGGGCTACTTCGACGAGGCTTACCTGTCCGCGAAGTTCGCCCACTGCTTCCACGCCCTGGGCAAGGCGTTGCCCGCCGAACGCTTCGCCCGCCGGTCCCTCGACATGGACGAGCGCTACATCCGCGGCAAGGCCTTCAACCTGGCGTTGCTCGCCTCCGTCCAGGTCCAGCGCGGCGAGCCCGAACGCGGCTGTGCGATCGGCGCGGAAGCCCTAACGCTCACCGCCCAACTCCGCTCCACCCGGGCCGTCCGCTACGTACGCGACCTGCAAGCCGAGCTCGCACCGCACCGGAAGCGACCTGTCGTACGACAGTTCATCGCGCGAGTCGACGCTGCCTTGGGTACTCAGCGCTGA